Proteins encoded in a region of the Balaenoptera ricei isolate mBalRic1 chromosome 19, mBalRic1.hap2, whole genome shotgun sequence genome:
- the LOC132352889 gene encoding protein CEBPZOS-like, with amino-acid sequence MDPLAKQIFKGVLVAELVGIFGAYFLFRKMNTSQEFRQTMSKKFPFILEVYCKSTEHYGMYGIREKDQEKWLNSKN; translated from the coding sequence ATGGATCCACTGGCAAAGCAGATCTTTAAAGGAGTTTTAGTAGCTGAACTTGTGGGCATTTTTGGAGCATATTTTTTGTTCAGAAAGATGAATACAAGCCAAGAGTTCAGGCAAACAATGAGCAAGAAATTCCCCTTCATCTTGGAAGTTTATTGCAAGTCCACTGAACACTATGGAATGTATGGAATCAGAGAGAAAGATCAAGAAAAGTGGCTGAACAGCAAAAATTAG